ACCATGGCCTGGGCCAGGGAGTCGTCGACGGTGAGCTGCTCCGACTCGGCGTCCCCGCGCAGCCAATAGGCCCGGCTGTCACCGACATTCGCGACGGTGATGGTCGCGCCGCCGGCGTCGTCGAACTGCACCAGCGCCGAGACGTAGGTGCACGACGGCGATTTGCCCTCCGGCGATCCGACCGCCTGCACCGCGGCCGCGGCGGCGGCGAGCCCGGCCCGCACGCAGTCCTCGGGACCGCGGTCCTGGGTGAGCGCGGCCACGCAGGCGTCGAGTCCGGCCCGCACCGCCGCGCCCGAGGCCGCCTGCGGGTCCTCGGAGGTGGACACCCCGTCGCAGACGGTGATGACCGCGGCGGCCGGGCGGCCGGGGCCCCCGTCGAGGATGGCCGCGGCGACCGCATCCTCGTTGCGGGCATGCAGCAGACCGCGATCGGTGACCAGGCAGGCGCTGCCCAGATCGGCCTCGAAGCGGTCGCGTTCGGGGCCGAGTTCACCGCAGGTCGAGCAGTAGCCGTCCGGATCGAAGGCGCGGCCGCCGCAGCCGGTGCAGTCGGGGGCCGGGCTGGATTCGAAGGTGGCGCCGCCGGCCGGGTCCAGGCGCGCGTTGCGCGCGGCCTCCGCGACCGGCACCGTGGATCCGGAACCGGGCCGGAACTCCTTGGGCGGCAGAGCGATCTGCCGGACGCCGAGCTTGGTGCCGCATTCCTCGCAGAAGCGGTCGGTATCGGCGACGAAGGTGCCGCAGTGCGGGCAGCGGGCCGTCACAGCACGGTCCTCGGGCGGACGGCATTGGCCTGCTCCACCAGGGCGATGCGCTCCCACATGTCGTCGGTCTCGCGCGCCAGATCGCGATAACAGCGTTCCAAACCGGTGCGTACCCCTTGCTGATCGAGCGCCACCCCCAGCAGCGGGGAGTGGTCGGTGGGCACCCTGCCCAGGCGCAGCCAGCGCAGCGCCGCGTCCAGCACCCGCATCCGCGCTTGCGCGGACCGGCGTTTCGAGTCGATGGTCAAGCTGTCGACGCGCTTGCCCGCGTCGCGCACCAGTTGTTCGGTGAGCTGCTCCGAATCCGGCACGGCCAGCAGCGTTTCCACCGCGGCGACGCCCGCCTCGGTGTGCACCGCCGACGCCGCGTCGACCTGATCGAGCACCTCGACCGCCCCGGCGCGATCCCCGGCCGTCTTCCGCACCCGCGCCGCGCCGAAGGCCGCGCTGGTGAAGGAACGATCGGTGCGCCACACCATCTCGTAATAACGGGCCGCGCGCTCGCGCGCCGGCGCGGTGGCGTCGAGTTCGGAGGCCACCGCGAGGGCGAGTTTGGGGGCGGCCTCGCCGGGCAGCGCGCTGTAGAGGGCGTCGAATTCGGTGGCGGCGGCGGCCCAGTCGCGTTGCAGCAGGCGGGCCTGCCCGGCGAACCAGGTCAGCCGCCAGTCGCCGGCGAGGGTCTCGCTCACCTCGTCGAGGCGGCGCAGGGCATCGTCGGGGTCGCCGAATTCGAGTGCGGCGCGGATCAATCGGAGCGGGATCTCGATCGACTCCTCGCGGCCGGTGACCACCGCGGCCAGGCCCGCGGTGATCTCGCGTTCCAGATCCTCGGGGGTGACGGCACTGGTGGAGGCGAGCAGCGCCGCCCCGCTGTCGGCGGGATCGACCAGCGGCACCGGCAGGGCGGCGATGATGGCGCGCGGATCGTCGGGCACCCGGTCGCCGACGCCGAACACCGCGCGCGGCGGGCCGAAGCGGGTGGACAGGCCCGGGCGGGGCCGGCCGTCCTCGTCGGCGAGCACCTCGCGCAGGATGCCGGTGAGCTGATCGCTCATCTCGCTCATGGAGGTGAAGCGGGCGTCCGGATCGATATCGGTGGCGCGCACCAGGAATCGGTACAGCGATTCGTGCCGGGCCAGCAGCGGCTCG
This sequence is a window from Nocardia yunnanensis. Protein-coding genes within it:
- a CDS encoding PP2C family serine/threonine-protein phosphatase, producing the protein MTARCPHCGTFVADTDRFCEECGTKLGVRQIALPPKEFRPGSGSTVPVAEAARNARLDPAGGATFESSPAPDCTGCGGRAFDPDGYCSTCGELGPERDRFEADLGSACLVTDRGLLHARNEDAVAAAILDGGPGRPAAAVITVCDGVSTSEDPQAASGAAVRAGLDACVAALTQDRGPEDCVRAGLAAAAAAVQAVGSPEGKSPSCTYVSALVQFDDAGGATITVANVGDSRAYWLRGDAESEQLTVDDSLAQAMVDNGLLDAETAMDGPHAHVLTRWLGADSEGQWSPNCVRSLRTDAPGVLLLCTDGLWNYLPDAAALSRFTGSLPALPAARALVEHALAAGGKDNITVALVPVPSRTSSGDTL